The Triticum aestivum cultivar Chinese Spring chromosome 7B, IWGSC CS RefSeq v2.1, whole genome shotgun sequence genome window below encodes:
- the LOC123162248 gene encoding disease resistance protein RGA5-like, translating to MAGVGAGTGALGSVIVKLATLLGDEYTMLKKVCKDIEFLQRELHQMHTLVNVLADMEGLDEVAKGWKGSMRDLSYDMEECIDRFMLRLDNGDAKPGFAKRTARQLKTLFTRHGIGTQIKELKARVTEESERRQRLNLNNYVPARPVAIDPRLAAFHAVGKDLVAMDGRRDEVISLLVEESEELKVVAIVGGGGLGKTTLAMETHRKIGGNYQCQASVSVSCTPDLEKLLKDVLSQIDEAAFSKCQSERWEKDQLIRQIQRILTGKRYFLVIDDLWKVQDWEFIKAAFSDNYNGSRIIATTRIANVAKSCCSYSSGRLYQMLPLNDVDSRRLFFKRIFDSENSCPSQLEKVSARILKKCDGLPLAIITIASLLANKPWSADEWERLQDSVGAGLSYESDDGGKGMAHILLLSYWDLPHHLKTCLLYLCIYPEDAEISCEELKWKWIAEGFIATKQGNLYQEAESCFNELVNRSMIQIVDVGSFEETYCKVHDMVLDLIVSLSAEENFVTVLNGVYNSLPTKIRRLSLQSSVFEQKEAIQAITRSKLHLRSLNLFGETEEIPPLVDFLSLRVLDISMDFFLLENKHIRNIGSFYQLRYLRMHRPGIGITELPADIGKLQNLESLDLRGNQGFKLPSTITRLQKLVRLFIDDSEFVFSADMFGSMRALEEVSDICEVNNPENFLEELGHLTKMRKFSMSRLGKWWFRDFECYRERLGSSLNKLGKYSLQYLHTDGDMGNIIFRDPCCTFPHLQHLKLVREMERVPKGIASLTNILKLEIEAKLFDEEGLHILMGMPSLAYLRLWVGFMSPLTVSSNGFKLLEVFHCHISYGEVGIEFAAGAMPALRRLHLSWNALFFMLRSSDGAGMGIQHLSSLVHLQVEIDCSSATLEEVEALEGRVEKAVTLHPNRQTLQFHLHRKYEDLMFKDEEEREKVETNCCAGASLEEVGPAGYLARELACLRLSCKIEKLANHRSYGSMYKREEERKRGRRSATSEENAQEVYILARWFLHSIALHRVICGCSYFSSIAARRPGDLSYTFVSLLPFATAQQLVSGILIRDTLYIS from the exons ATGGCGGGCGTGGGGGCCGGGACGGGGGCGTTGGGCTCTGTCATCGTCAAGCTCGCCACCTTGCTCGGTGACGAGTACACTATGCTCAAGAAGGTGTGCAAGGACATCGAGTTCCTCCAGCGCGAGCTCCACCAGATGCACACTCTGGTGAACGTGCTGGCGGACATGGAGGGGCTCGACGAGGTTGCCAAGGGCTGGAAAGGCAGCATGCGCGACCTCAGCTATGACATGGAAGAGTGCATCGACCGCTTCATGCTCCGCCTCGACAACGGCGACGCCAAGCCCGGGTTCGCCAAGAGGACCGCGCGCCAGCTCAAGACGTTGTTCACGCGACATGGTATCGGGACCCAGATTAAGGAGCTCAAGGCCCGCGTCACAGAGGAGAGCGAACGGCGGCAACGGTTGAATCTCAACAACTATGTTCCAGCGAGGCCCGTGGCGATAGATCCCAGGCTAGCTGCGTTCCACGCGGTGGGCAAGGACTTGGTGGCCATGGACGGCCGCAGGGATGAGGTTATCTCTTTGTTGGtggaggagagcgaggagctgAAGGTGGTGGCTATTGTTGGAGGTGGGGGGTTGGGAAAGACCACCCTCGCCATGGAGACCCATCGCAAGATTGGAGGAAACTACCAGTGTCAAGCTTCGGTGTCGGTGTCATGCACCCCTGATCTCGAGAAGCTCTTGAAAGATGTCTTGTCTCAAATCGATGAAGCTGCATTTAGTAAGTGCCAGTCGGAGAGGTGGGAAAAAGACCAACTAATCCGTCAGATCCAGCGGATCTTGACGGGAAAGAG GTACTTCCTTGTTATTGATGATTTATGGAAAGTACAAGACTGGGAATTTATCAAAGCAGCTTTTTCCGACAATTATAATGGTAGCAGAATTATTGCTACTACACGCATTGCCAATGTAGCCAAGTCATGTTGTTCTTACTCAAGTGGTCGGCTCTATCAAATGCTACCTTTGAATGATGTTGATTCCCGAAGATTATTCTTTAAGAGAATTTTCGACTCAGAAAACTCATGCCCTTCTCAACTAGAAAAGGTTTCAGCTAGGATCTTAAAAAAATGTGATGGTCTGCCATTGGCTATAATTACCATTGCGAGTTTGCTAGCCAATAAACCTTGGAGCGCAGATGAATGGGAGAGACTCCAAGATTCCGTTGGTGCTGGTCTTTCATATGAGAGTGATGATGGCGGAAAGGGTATGGCACATATATTGTTACTTAGTTATTGGGATCTGCCACACCACTTGAAGACTTGTTTGTTATACTTATGTATATACCCAGAGGACGCGGAAATCTCGTGTGAAGAACTGAAATGGAAATGGATAGCCGAAGGGTTTATTGCTACAAAACAGGGAAATTTGTATCAAGAAGCAGAGAGTTGTTTTAATGAACTTGTCAATAGAAGCATGATCCAGATAGTTGATGTTGGCAGTTTTGAAGAAACATATTGTAAGGTTCATGATATGGTGCTTGACCTTATAGTTTCTCTGTCAGCTGAAGAGAATTTTGTCACTGTTTTAAACGGTGTCTACAATTCTTTGCCAACCAAGATCCGTCGACTCTCCCTGCAATCTAGTGTGTTTGAACAGAAAGAGGCAATCCAAGCCATCACAAGAAGCAAGTTACATCTTCGCTCATTAAATTTGTTTGGGGAAACAGAGGAGATACCCCCACTTGTGGACTTTCTGTCCTTGCGTGTGCTTGATATATCCATGGATTTTTTCTTGTTGGAAAACAAGCATATAAGAAATATAGGAAGTTTCTACCAACTGAGGTATTTGAGGATGCACAGACCAGGAATAGGAATCACAGAGCTTCCTGCAGATATTGGAAAGCTACAGAACTTAGAGAGTTTGGATTTGCGGGGCAATCAAGGTTTTAAACTGCCATCAACAATAACCCGGCTACAGAAACTGGTGCGCCTATTCATTGACGACAGTGAGTTTGTGTTTTCTGCTGATATGTTTGGGAGCATGCGAGCACTAGAGGAAGTGTCAGATATATGTGAAGTCAACAACCCTGAGAATTTTTTGGAAGAGCTTGGACATTTAACAAAAATGAGAAAGTTCTCGATGAGTCGGTTAGGGAAGTGGTGGTTTCGAGATTTTGAATGCTATAGAGAAAGACTGGGGTCATCTCTAAATAAATTGGGTAAATATAGCCTTCAGTATCTTCATACTGACGGAGATATGGGAAACATTATATTCAGGGATCCATGCTGCACCTTTCCGCACCTCCAACATCTTAAACTAGTGCGTGAAATGGAAAGGGTTCCCAAGGGAATTGCCTCGCTAACCAACATCTTGAAATTGGAGATAGAAGCCAAACTATTTGATGAGGAAGGTCTCCACATTCTCATGGGTATGCCTTCTCTGGCCTATCTCCGTCTATGGGTAGGATTCATGAGCCCCCTGACTGTTAGCAGTAATGGATTCAAGCTCCTAGAGGTGTTCCACTGCCACATATCATACGGAGAAGTGGGGATAGAATTTGCAGCAGGTGCTATGCCAGCACTCCGACGGCTCCATCTTTCCTGGAATGCACTGTTTTTTATGTTGAGGTCTAGTGATGGTGCTGGCATGGGCATCCAACATCTTTCAAGCCTTGTGCATCTCCAGGTCGAAATTGATTGTAGTAGCGCAAccctggaggaggtggaggccctGGAGGGTCGCGTTGAAAAAGCAGTCACCTTACATCCCAACCGTCAGACTCTTCAGTTCCATCTCCATAGAAAATATGAAGATCTTATGTTCAAGGACGAGGAGGAAAGGGAGAAG GTCGAAACTAATTGTTGTGCTGGTGCATCTTTGGAGGAGGTGGGGCCCGCTGGTTACCTTGCAAGAGAACTCGCCTGCTTGCGTCTCAGCTGTAAGATTGAAAAACTCGCAAACCATAGATCATATGGTTCCATGTACAAGCGCGAggaggaaaggaaaaggggaaggcGATCTGCCACATCGGAGGAGAATGCGCAAGAGGTATACATTTTGGCCCGTTGGTTCCTTCATTCCATTGCACTACATCGTGTGATTTGCGGATGTTCCTATTTTTCATCCATAGCAGCAAGAAGACCAGGTGATCTGAGCTACACGTTTGTTTCTCTCCTGCCATTTGCCACGGCTCAGCAACTTGTCTCCGGAATACTGATACGTGACACCTTATATATATCATGA